GTTTGTCCGCCGAGCGTGGGGAGGAGAACCAGCTTGCCGGGGTTGCCCAGCCGCTTCAATTCTTCGACCTCCCGCGCAATGATTTTTTCCACGCACTCCGGTGTGATCGGTTCGATGTAGGTGCGGTCCGCGAATTCCGGGTCCGTCATGATCGTGGCCGGATTGGAATTCACCAGGATGACCCGAAAGCCTTCTTCCTTGAGCGCTTTGCAGGCTTGGGTGCCGGAGTAATCGAACTCGCACGCCTGCCCGATGATGATCGGGCCGGCGCCAATGATAAGAACGGAGTGAATATCCGCGCGCTTCGGCATAAAAATCCGGGAGACTTAAAGGGATTTTCAGGGGGTTGTCATTGATTTTTGTTCCGGGCATGGAAAAACACGAAAAACACTGGCGAGCGGGGGCCAATCATGTTACTTCATTATAGCGAAAGCATGACCCTGCGCTTCTGCGTCCGAACCTCCATTCGAACCACCTGCGTCCTCGGCCTTCTTCTTTCCTTCACGGCTTCACTGGCTGCCGCCGATCCCGGCAAGCAATACGTGGTCCGGAAAAACGACACTTTGACCGAGATAGCCCGCAAACACGAAGTCAGCGTAGCGGCGTTGATGAAGCACAACCAACTGGATCAGCCAAACTGGATTTATCCCGGCATGGTGATTCGAATTCCTGGCTCGGATGGCAGGAAGGCCGCCGGTTCGCTGGATGCGGCGTTGCGCAAGAAGCTTGATTTGATCTCCGTCCCTTCCAGAAAGTGGCGCTACGTCGTGGTCCACCACAGTGCGACCGAAGCCGGGTCGGCGGCGGGCATGGACCGATACCATCGCGAAGAGCGGCACATGGAGAACGGGCTGGCATATCATTTCGTCATCGGCAATGGCCATGGCATGCGAGATGGCGACATCACTATCGGCAACCGATGGCGCGAACAACTTGATGGCGGCCACCTCGCCAGCGAATCCCTCAACGCCAAGAGCATCGGGATTTGCCTCGTGGGAAACTTCGATCAAGAACGCCCGACGCAGAAACAAATGGCGAGTCTCCAATCGCTCGTCGGTTACTTGCTCAAGCGCTGCCGTCTCTCAGCCTCCGCAGTCAAAACTCATCAGCAGATCAATCCTGTCCATACGCGATGCCCCGGGCGGCAATTTCCGGCCAGGGATCTCGTGAAGAGCTTGAAGTCCTGAAGTAATCACTTGTGAAGCGGAGCAGGGAAATCGTATAAAGTGCAAAAGAAAAGCGGGCACCTTGCGATGCCCGCCCAACCCAAACAACCAAACGTACCTCCTTTCCGCCATGAGCTGGCGGAGGTTTTTCGGCGAGGGGCTTTGGAGCCTTTTCTCCCCGAAAATCGCATTTATTGCGATTTGTAAGACGTTGAACGGCCAAGGAATGTTCAAATTTTTTTGCAGCCAACCTCAGATTCTATTTTGATTCTGATTCCATCTGAGCGAACCTGAATTCCGGCTGGTCACGTCGTTTTATGCGGATCATCAATCTCAACGGTTCGAACAACATTGGCGCGAGCGCGTGGTTCGTCGAAATCGAAAGCCACCGGCTGCTCCTGGATGCCGGCATTCACCCCAAACGGGAAGGCCATGACGCGCTGCCCCTTTTCGATTCGATCCGAGATGAGTCTCTCGACGCGATCGCCATCAGCCACTGCCATCATGATCACGTCGGGTCGCTGCCCGTGGCTCTGAGGTATTTCCCCAAAGCTCACGTGCTCATGAGCGAGTTGAGCTATTTTTTGGTGGAGCGCGTGCTGCACAATTCGGTGAACGTCATGATTCGGCAGCGCGAGGAGTTGGGCATTAAGGAATATCCCCTCTACAGCCACACCGAAGTCGATGACCTCGCTTATCTGTTCCAGGGCTACAAATATAACCGCGAGATCTCCTGGGCTGCTTTCCAGAAAATGCGCTCTGGATTGCCTTCGCCGACCCTGGAGTTCTTTGATGCCGGCCATGCGCTGGGATCTTCCGGCATCATGATCCGGGGCGAGCGCGAGACGGTTTTTTACACCGGCGATGTCTGCTTCCAAGACCAGACGCTTTTGAAAGGCGCGCGGTTCGAGGACGTGGA
This region of Verrucomicrobiota bacterium genomic DNA includes:
- a CDS encoding LysM peptidoglycan-binding domain-containing protein: MLLHYSESMTLRFCVRTSIRTTCVLGLLLSFTASLAAADPGKQYVVRKNDTLTEIARKHEVSVAALMKHNQLDQPNWIYPGMVIRIPGSDGRKAAGSLDAALRKKLDLISVPSRKWRYVVVHHSATEAGSAAGMDRYHREERHMENGLAYHFVIGNGHGMRDGDITIGNRWREQLDGGHLASESLNAKSIGICLVGNFDQERPTQKQMASLQSLVGYLLKRCRLSASAVKTHQQINPVHTRCPGRQFPARDLVKSLKS